From the genome of Novosphingobium sp. TH158, one region includes:
- a CDS encoding extensin family protein, whose product MFRRLALLTALAALSACGSVVPQGSAPQQRAVRQSTQAFTPSPEAQACYSGLGLTRANFTPLPDQYFGAGCSAVSAVRLSALRSDDATLGVSNLDAVACPLAQTFAAWARFGVDRAARQILGSPLVRIETMGSYSCRTVAGRERMSAHATANAIDVSAFVLGDGRRISVSEHWNAGSPEERLFLTTIHASACKRFGTVLGPAYNAAHRDHLHVEPGSGRFCR is encoded by the coding sequence ATGTTCCGCCGGCTTGCCCTGCTGACCGCCCTCGCCGCGCTATCCGCCTGCGGAAGCGTGGTTCCGCAAGGAAGCGCGCCGCAACAAAGGGCGGTGCGCCAGTCCACGCAGGCGTTCACCCCCAGCCCGGAGGCGCAGGCATGCTACAGCGGACTTGGCCTGACGAGGGCGAACTTCACCCCCCTGCCCGACCAGTACTTCGGCGCAGGCTGCTCGGCGGTAAGTGCGGTGCGGCTTTCCGCCCTGCGCAGCGACGATGCGACGCTCGGCGTCTCGAATCTTGATGCGGTTGCCTGCCCGCTGGCCCAGACCTTTGCCGCCTGGGCGCGATTCGGCGTCGATCGCGCCGCACGGCAGATCCTTGGCAGTCCGCTGGTGCGGATCGAGACGATGGGATCCTACAGCTGCCGCACCGTCGCCGGTCGGGAACGGATGTCGGCCCATGCCACGGCCAATGCCATCGACGTTTCGGCCTTCGTGCTGGGAGACGGGCGGCGCATTTCGGTATCGGAGCACTGGAACGCAGGCTCACCGGAAGAGCGACTGTTCCTGACCACGATCCACGCCAGCGCCTGCAAGCGGTTCGGCACAGTGCTGGGCCCGGCCTACAATGCCGCGCACCGCGATCACCTGCATGTTGAACCGGGCAGCGGACGGTTCTGCCGCTAG
- a CDS encoding SRPBCC family protein gives MTAIEPLVPVAEIDMAQFPWAISTDRYVCPDIAARERETIWMKCWQIAGREDELPNPGDWKRHDILDQSFVIVRGKDGKLRGFVNACRHRGNILCDAAKGHTPKFTCPYHLWTYDLDGGLFAVARPDLVGPIDKAEHKLLEVPVDTAFGFVFINPDPQAGPLADFLGPQVVERLNAYKLGEMTPVGMDVREELDCNWKVVVDAFSEGYHIIGVHPELLKVIDLQAGSARHGMFGDHGCAVSPFEVKDAANASLEEQVQAIRDLPSTFPTVAEVLPLFESMIAQRRDAAGTLVLGEGETVRTILQQATRQTLTAKGLDVSTLSDDQMSDNQGWFLFPNFFMTIRAGEATTIMAWPHPSGDPGKCIWHVTAYMWLPEAFRSQYRAQPVVVSERGTYPYFLALQQDYDQMPRQQAGLRNKGLTHLSLIREELSVARFHRAWNRWMGA, from the coding sequence ATGACCGCCATCGAACCGCTTGTGCCTGTTGCCGAAATCGACATGGCCCAGTTCCCGTGGGCAATCTCCACCGATCGCTATGTCTGCCCGGATATCGCGGCGCGCGAACGCGAAACGATCTGGATGAAGTGCTGGCAGATCGCCGGGCGCGAGGACGAGCTGCCGAATCCCGGAGACTGGAAGCGGCACGATATCCTGGACCAGTCCTTCGTCATCGTGCGCGGCAAGGATGGCAAGCTGCGCGGCTTCGTCAACGCCTGCCGCCACCGCGGCAACATCCTCTGCGATGCGGCCAAGGGCCATACGCCCAAGTTCACCTGCCCCTACCACCTGTGGACCTACGACCTTGACGGCGGCCTCTTCGCCGTCGCCCGCCCGGACCTTGTCGGACCGATCGACAAGGCCGAGCACAAGCTGCTGGAAGTGCCGGTGGATACGGCATTCGGCTTCGTGTTCATCAATCCCGATCCGCAGGCCGGACCGCTCGCCGACTTCCTCGGGCCGCAGGTGGTTGAGCGGCTGAACGCCTACAAGCTGGGCGAGATGACCCCGGTCGGCATGGACGTGCGTGAAGAGCTGGACTGCAACTGGAAGGTCGTGGTCGATGCTTTCAGCGAAGGCTATCACATCATCGGCGTCCATCCGGAACTGCTCAAGGTGATCGACCTGCAGGCGGGCAGCGCCCGGCACGGGATGTTCGGCGACCATGGCTGCGCGGTCTCGCCTTTCGAGGTCAAGGATGCGGCCAATGCCAGCCTTGAGGAACAGGTCCAGGCCATTCGCGACCTGCCTTCGACCTTCCCCACCGTCGCCGAAGTGCTGCCGCTGTTCGAAAGCATGATCGCACAGCGACGCGACGCGGCGGGCACGCTGGTGCTGGGCGAAGGCGAGACCGTGCGGACCATCCTGCAACAGGCGACCCGCCAGACGCTGACGGCCAAGGGGCTCGATGTCTCGACACTCAGCGATGACCAGATGAGCGACAACCAGGGCTGGTTCCTGTTCCCGAACTTCTTCATGACCATCCGCGCCGGCGAGGCGACGACGATCATGGCCTGGCCGCACCCGTCTGGCGATCCGGGCAAGTGCATCTGGCACGTCACCGCCTACATGTGGCTGCCAGAGGCTTTCCGCAGCCAGTATCGCGCCCAGCCGGTGGTGGTCAGCGAACGGGGCACTTACCCCTACTTCCTTGCCCTGCAGCAGGACTATGACCAGATGCCGCGCCAGCAGGCGGGCCTGCGCAACAAGGGACTGACGCACCTTTCGCTGATCCGCGAGGAGCTTTCGGTCGCGCGGTTCCACCGCGCCTGGAACCGCTGGATGGGCGCCTGA
- a CDS encoding site-specific integrase codes for MAVVRMDAAFINSLTPAMIPPGKDKITFYSDRDKGLMIELRATGGATFYQRYYNEYGKLRAKRIAAVGDITLDQARKAGAKIRGQAALGEDPVEAKREKRATPTYGEYAPRYLAHTATYQRSPETTEQYMRRHILPRWRKVLLSDIRQEDAALWLGEMAQKGFAPATIERARVVFSHSLKLALQWGVPGLSKNPVVGIPRPPLNNARERYLTTEEAQRLKSAVEQSRNKQLKYIIGLLIQCGCRVSELLHAEWSHFDLERRLWRVAQSKTGKARFVPLSQGALDLIAELPRYDRCPYLIPNPKTLKPWVGIFMSWDTARKQAGMPDLRIHDLRHSAASFMAGAGIDLYTIGKVLGHANYKTTQRYAHLQSDQLIAAVEAGAAKLGVQWTQSR; via the coding sequence ATGGCAGTTGTGCGCATGGACGCAGCCTTCATCAATTCTCTGACCCCCGCGATGATCCCACCGGGCAAGGACAAAATCACCTTCTATTCCGACCGCGACAAAGGCCTGATGATCGAACTTCGTGCTACCGGCGGCGCGACGTTCTATCAGCGCTACTACAACGAGTACGGCAAGCTCCGCGCCAAGAGGATTGCTGCTGTAGGCGACATCACCCTCGATCAAGCCCGCAAGGCCGGGGCGAAGATCAGGGGGCAAGCGGCCCTTGGCGAAGATCCCGTTGAGGCCAAGCGTGAAAAGCGCGCCACGCCAACCTATGGCGAGTATGCACCGCGTTACCTTGCCCATACGGCGACGTATCAGCGCAGCCCGGAAACCACCGAGCAGTACATGCGCAGGCACATCCTGCCCCGGTGGCGTAAGGTCTTGCTGTCGGACATTCGGCAGGAGGATGCCGCCCTGTGGCTCGGTGAGATGGCTCAGAAGGGCTTTGCGCCCGCGACCATCGAACGTGCCCGTGTGGTCTTCTCGCATTCCCTGAAGCTGGCGCTGCAATGGGGCGTGCCGGGCCTGAGCAAAAATCCGGTCGTCGGCATTCCCCGTCCGCCGCTGAACAATGCCCGCGAACGCTACCTCACGACAGAGGAAGCCCAGCGACTTAAGTCGGCTGTGGAGCAATCGCGCAACAAGCAGCTCAAGTACATTATCGGGCTGCTCATCCAGTGCGGTTGTCGGGTCAGCGAGCTGCTACATGCCGAGTGGTCGCACTTCGATCTGGAACGCCGTCTGTGGAGGGTCGCGCAGTCGAAGACCGGCAAGGCAAGGTTCGTGCCTCTATCTCAGGGGGCACTGGACCTGATTGCCGAACTGCCCCGCTATGATCGATGCCCCTACCTCATCCCGAACCCCAAGACCTTGAAACCGTGGGTGGGCATTTTCATGAGTTGGGACACAGCCCGGAAGCAGGCAGGCATGCCGGATCTTCGGATCCACGATCTCCGGCACTCGGCTGCCTCGTTCATGGCCGGTGCCGGAATCGACCTCTACACCATCGGCAAGGTGCTGGGGCATGCCAACTACAAGACCACGCAGCGCTATGCACACCTACAATCTGATCAGCTCATTGCGGCTGTGGAGGCCGGTGCGGCGAAACTTGGCGTTCAGTGGACCCAAAGCCGGTAA
- the serA gene encoding phosphoglycerate dehydrogenase, which produces MTKPRVLISDKMDPNAAKIFEERGCDVDVITGETPEQLIARIGDYDGVAIRSSTRVTKEILDAAKNLKVIGRAGIGVDNVDIPYASSKGVVVMNTPFGNSITTAEHAIAMMFALARQIPEANAQTQAGLWPKNGFMGVEVTGKTLGLIGAGNIGSIVAARALGLRMKVVAFDPFLSPERAVELGIEKVELDELLARADFITLHTPLTDQTRNILSKENLAKTKKGVRIINCARGGLIDEAALKEAMDSGQVAGAALDVFQTEPAKESPLFGTPNFICTPHLGASTTEAQVNVALQVAEQMADYLVNGGVTNALNMPSLSAEEAPKLKPYMELAEKLGSLVGQLTTGSIPRISIHTEGAAGELNAKPIVAAVLAGFLRTQSDTVNMVNAPFLAKERGMEVREVKSEKEGDYHTLVRVSVKTDAGERSVAGTLFSNREPRLVELFGIKVEAELAGHMMYIVNDDVPGFIGRIGTLLGEAGINIGTFNLGRREAGGEAVLLLSVDSAVPADVIEKARAIAGVKRVMALSF; this is translated from the coding sequence ATGACCAAGCCCCGCGTACTCATTTCCGACAAGATGGACCCCAACGCCGCGAAGATCTTCGAAGAGCGTGGTTGCGATGTCGATGTCATCACCGGCGAAACGCCCGAACAGCTCATCGCCCGCATCGGCGATTACGATGGCGTCGCCATCCGCTCGTCCACCCGCGTGACCAAGGAAATCCTCGACGCCGCCAAGAACCTCAAGGTCATCGGCCGCGCCGGTATCGGCGTCGACAATGTCGACATCCCCTACGCCTCGTCGAAGGGCGTGGTGGTGATGAACACCCCGTTCGGCAACTCGATCACCACGGCCGAACACGCCATCGCCATGATGTTCGCGCTGGCCCGCCAGATCCCCGAAGCCAATGCCCAGACCCAGGCCGGCCTGTGGCCCAAGAACGGCTTCATGGGCGTTGAAGTCACCGGCAAGACGCTCGGCCTGATCGGCGCGGGCAACATCGGCTCGATCGTCGCGGCCCGCGCGCTCGGCCTGCGCATGAAGGTCGTCGCCTTCGACCCGTTCCTCTCGCCCGAACGCGCGGTGGAACTGGGCATCGAGAAGGTCGAACTGGACGAACTGCTCGCCCGTGCCGACTTCATCACCCTGCACACCCCGCTGACCGACCAGACCCGCAACATCCTTTCGAAGGAAAACCTCGCCAAGACCAAGAAGGGCGTGCGCATCATCAACTGCGCGCGCGGCGGCCTGATCGACGAGGCGGCGCTGAAGGAAGCGATGGACAGCGGCCAGGTTGCCGGTGCCGCGCTTGACGTGTTCCAGACCGAGCCGGCCAAGGAATCGCCCCTGTTCGGCACGCCGAACTTCATCTGCACCCCGCACCTTGGCGCCTCGACCACCGAAGCCCAGGTCAACGTGGCGCTGCAGGTGGCCGAGCAGATGGCCGATTACCTGGTCAATGGCGGCGTTACCAACGCGCTCAACATGCCCAGCCTTTCGGCTGAGGAAGCGCCGAAGCTCAAGCCTTACATGGAACTCGCCGAAAAGCTCGGCAGCCTTGTCGGCCAGCTGACCACCGGTTCGATCCCGCGCATCTCGATCCACACCGAAGGTGCGGCCGGCGAACTCAATGCCAAGCCGATCGTCGCTGCCGTGCTGGCAGGCTTCCTGCGCACGCAGAGCGATACGGTGAACATGGTCAACGCGCCGTTCCTCGCCAAGGAGCGCGGCATGGAAGTGCGCGAGGTGAAGAGCGAGAAGGAAGGCGATTACCACACGCTGGTGCGCGTTTCGGTGAAGACCGATGCGGGCGAGCGTTCGGTTGCCGGCACCCTGTTCTCCAACCGCGAGCCGCGCCTTGTCGAACTGTTCGGCATCAAGGTGGAAGCCGAACTGGCCGGCCACATGATGTACATCGTCAACGACGACGTGCCCGGCTTCATCGGCCGCATCGGTACGCTGCTGGGCGAGGCCGGGATCAACATCGGCACGTTCAACCTGGGTCGCCGTGAAGCCGGTGGCGAAGCGGTTCTGCTGCTTTCCGTCGATAGCGCGGTCCCGGCCGACGTCATCGAAAAGGCGCGTGCGATTGCCGGCGTCAAGCGGGTGATGGCCCTGTCGTTCTGA
- a CDS encoding adenylosuccinate synthase, whose protein sequence is MANVTVIGAQWGDEGKGKIVDWLASRADAVVRFQGGHNAGHTLVVGDKTYKLSLLPSGIVTGTLSIIGNGVVLDPWHLKAEVAKLEGQGVVINAENFAIADNCPLILPIHRDLDGLRETAAGSGKIGTTGRGIGPAYEDKVGRRAIRVCDLAHLDALDSQLDRLCAHHDALRAGFGQPPVDRAALLAELKEIAPFVLQFAEPVWKRLNTVKKAGARILFEGAQGVLLDVDHGTYPFVTSSNTVSGTAASGSGLGPSATGFVLGIVKAYTTRVGSGPFPTELEDETGQRLGERGHEFGTVTGRKRRCGWFDAVLVRQSCAISGVTGIALTKVDVLDGLETVKICTGYRLNGKVLDYFPSHAADQANVEPIYEEMEGWSGTTAGARSWADLPAQAVKYIQRVQELIQTPVALVSTSPEREDTILVQDPFAD, encoded by the coding sequence ATGGCCAACGTCACCGTCATCGGCGCCCAGTGGGGCGATGAAGGCAAGGGCAAGATCGTCGACTGGCTGGCAAGCCGCGCCGATGCCGTCGTGCGCTTCCAGGGTGGCCACAATGCCGGCCACACGCTCGTCGTGGGGGACAAGACCTACAAGCTCAGCCTGCTGCCATCGGGCATCGTCACCGGCACGCTTTCGATCATCGGCAACGGCGTTGTCCTCGATCCCTGGCATCTCAAGGCAGAGGTCGCCAAGCTTGAAGGGCAGGGCGTGGTCATCAACGCCGAAAACTTCGCCATTGCCGACAACTGCCCGCTGATCCTGCCGATCCACCGCGATCTCGATGGCCTGCGCGAAACCGCTGCCGGATCGGGCAAGATTGGCACGACCGGACGCGGCATCGGCCCCGCCTATGAAGACAAGGTCGGCCGCCGCGCCATCCGCGTCTGCGACCTGGCCCACCTCGATGCGCTGGACAGCCAGCTTGACCGGCTCTGCGCCCACCACGATGCCCTGCGCGCCGGTTTCGGCCAGCCGCCGGTCGATCGCGCGGCCCTGCTGGCCGAGCTGAAGGAAATCGCACCCTTCGTCCTGCAATTTGCCGAGCCGGTGTGGAAGCGGCTGAACACGGTGAAGAAGGCCGGCGCGCGCATCCTGTTCGAAGGCGCGCAGGGCGTGCTGCTCGATGTCGATCATGGCACCTACCCCTTCGTCACCTCGTCAAACACCGTCAGCGGCACCGCCGCATCGGGCTCGGGCCTTGGGCCCAGCGCCACCGGCTTCGTGCTCGGCATCGTCAAGGCCTATACCACCCGCGTCGGCTCGGGTCCGTTCCCGACCGAGCTGGAGGATGAAACCGGCCAGCGTCTCGGTGAGCGCGGCCACGAATTCGGCACCGTCACAGGGCGCAAGCGCCGCTGCGGCTGGTTCGATGCGGTGCTGGTGCGCCAGTCCTGCGCGATCAGCGGCGTCACCGGCATCGCGCTGACCAAGGTGGACGTGCTCGACGGGCTGGAAACGGTGAAGATCTGCACCGGCTATCGCCTCAATGGCAAGGTCCTCGATTACTTCCCCAGCCACGCCGCCGACCAGGCCAATGTCGAGCCGATCTACGAGGAGATGGAAGGCTGGAGCGGCACCACTGCTGGTGCGCGCTCGTGGGCGGACCTGCCGGCACAGGCGGTGAAATACATCCAGCGCGTGCAGGAACTTATCCAGACCCCGGTCGCGCTCGTCAGCACCTCGCCCGAGCGCGAGGACACGATCCTCGTTCAGGATCCGTTCGCTGACTGA
- a CDS encoding alpha/beta hydrolase, with product MKNKLFLALGASALLATSIAAAAPGDRFREKMRERMAARLQDNPQAPVTPPAQTLSYGSDRLQEIDFWKPAKASGPAPLVLFVHGGGWKRGSKDVAASRFAPAHFTGLGYAYAAINYRLVPNAKVEDQAEDVARALKALLDKAGELGIDRNRVVITGHSAGAHLVALVGTDEQYLKKAGLSFANLDGVIPNDGAAYDVPAQVAQSGNFMKPTYEQAFGTEPARQRALSPAHHAGAPNAPAFLLIHVQRKDGVEQNKGLEAALKAAGTRVERREFPGTGLQGHGEINRRLGDPEYPATGVVDAWLKGVFGS from the coding sequence ATGAAAAACAAGCTGTTCCTGGCGCTGGGGGCAAGCGCGCTGCTGGCCACGTCGATTGCCGCCGCGGCCCCCGGTGACCGTTTTCGCGAGAAGATGCGCGAACGCATGGCCGCGCGCCTGCAGGACAACCCGCAGGCGCCGGTAACCCCGCCGGCGCAGACCCTGAGCTATGGCAGCGATCGCTTGCAGGAGATCGACTTCTGGAAGCCCGCCAAGGCATCAGGCCCGGCACCGCTGGTGCTGTTCGTCCACGGCGGCGGCTGGAAGCGCGGCAGCAAGGACGTGGCGGCGAGTCGCTTTGCCCCGGCCCATTTCACCGGGCTGGGCTATGCCTATGCGGCGATCAATTATCGCCTGGTGCCGAACGCGAAGGTCGAGGACCAGGCCGAGGACGTGGCCCGGGCGCTGAAGGCCCTGCTCGACAAGGCGGGCGAACTGGGCATCGATCGCAACCGCGTGGTCATCACCGGCCACAGCGCCGGTGCCCACCTTGTCGCGCTTGTCGGCACGGACGAGCAATACCTGAAGAAAGCCGGCCTCAGCTTTGCCAACCTCGATGGCGTGATCCCCAACGACGGCGCGGCCTATGACGTGCCCGCCCAGGTGGCGCAAAGCGGCAACTTCATGAAGCCGACCTACGAGCAGGCCTTCGGCACCGAGCCGGCGCGGCAGAGGGCGCTTAGCCCGGCCCATCATGCCGGCGCACCCAATGCGCCGGCGTTCCTGCTGATCCATGTCCAGCGCAAGGATGGGGTTGAACAGAACAAGGGCCTGGAAGCAGCGCTGAAGGCCGCCGGCACGCGGGTGGAGCGGCGCGAATTCCCCGGCACCGGCTTGCAAGGGCATGGCGAGATCAACCGCCGGCTGGGCGATCCGGAATATCCGGCGACCGGCGTGGTCGATGCCTGGCTGAAGGGTGTGTTCGGCTCCTAG
- a CDS encoding MarR family transcriptional regulator yields the protein MPQAPFAHALAANDAGIALSLAVFTDRPHVLAQLREDAVNAGFHVTTAQGVAALLDGDAHPLGEVVLFDCPDATAAALAALSRLDMRVRQAGAHLIVSTSLRALDDVFGCIDQSGAQLLVDPDRADYVIALGRVRALAPCHALRELAESDRMALLRLSEQVEAIAARLERMDRGDGAGDGRVQAPALAFAAAPGEAEQALLRQPRAPLPPARLVRTILRHRQQRARFFGADLFSDPAWDMTSKISEKSIYTNAMH from the coding sequence ATGCCGCAGGCCCCATTCGCCCATGCCCTGGCCGCAAATGATGCGGGGATCGCCCTCAGCCTCGCGGTCTTTACCGATCGGCCGCATGTCCTGGCGCAACTGCGTGAGGATGCGGTCAATGCCGGGTTCCATGTCACCACGGCACAGGGCGTCGCAGCCCTGCTCGATGGCGATGCCCACCCGCTGGGCGAGGTCGTGCTGTTCGATTGTCCCGATGCCACCGCCGCTGCGCTTGCCGCGCTCTCCCGGCTCGATATGCGCGTACGCCAGGCCGGGGCCCACCTGATCGTCTCCACCTCGCTCCGGGCGCTTGACGATGTCTTCGGCTGCATCGACCAGTCCGGCGCGCAACTGCTGGTTGATCCCGATCGTGCCGACTATGTCATTGCGCTGGGCCGTGTGCGTGCGCTGGCGCCGTGCCATGCCTTGCGCGAACTGGCCGAATCCGATCGCATGGCCCTGCTTCGGCTTAGCGAACAGGTGGAAGCGATTGCCGCCCGGCTGGAACGCATGGATCGCGGCGATGGTGCCGGCGATGGCCGGGTTCAGGCGCCCGCGCTTGCCTTCGCGGCCGCGCCGGGCGAGGCGGAACAGGCCCTCCTGCGCCAGCCGCGCGCGCCGCTGCCGCCCGCCAGGCTGGTACGCACGATCCTGCGCCATCGCCAGCAGCGCGCCCGCTTCTTCGGCGCGGACCTGTTTTCCGACCCCGCGTGGGACATGACATCAAAGATTTCTGAAAAGTCGATATACACCAACGCAATGCATTGA
- a CDS encoding phosphoserine transaminase has translation MTDITMPARKPARPFFSSGPCAKPPGYSPEKLATECLGRSHRAKIGKSRLQYCIDLMREVLQLPETHRIGIVPGSDTGAFEMAMWTMLGARGVTALAWESFGEGWVTDAVKQLKLEPTVFRADYGQLPDLDKVDWSDDVLFTWNGTTSGVRVPDGEWIPADREGLSFADATSAVFAYDIPWDKIDVATFSWQKVLGGEGGHGVLILGPRAVERLETYTPAWPLPKVFRLVSKGKLAEGVFKGETINTPSMLAVEDAIFALEWAKSLGGLEGLQARSNANAAALDKIVAERDWLSHLAVDKGIRSKTSVCLSVEGADADFIKAFAGLLEKEGAAYDIAGYRDAPAGLRIWCGATVDTADIEALGPWLDWAYATVKAAA, from the coding sequence ATGACTGACATTACAATGCCGGCGCGCAAGCCTGCGCGGCCGTTCTTTTCTTCCGGTCCCTGCGCCAAGCCGCCGGGCTATTCTCCTGAAAAGCTGGCAACCGAATGCCTTGGCCGCTCGCACCGCGCCAAGATCGGCAAGTCGCGCCTTCAGTACTGCATCGACCTGATGCGCGAAGTGCTGCAGCTGCCCGAAACGCATCGCATCGGCATTGTCCCCGGTTCTGATACCGGCGCCTTCGAAATGGCCATGTGGACCATGCTCGGCGCCCGCGGCGTTACCGCGCTGGCCTGGGAAAGCTTCGGTGAAGGCTGGGTGACCGACGCGGTCAAGCAGCTCAAGCTGGAACCCACCGTGTTCCGCGCCGACTATGGCCAGCTGCCCGATCTCGACAAGGTCGACTGGTCGGATGACGTCCTCTTCACCTGGAACGGCACCACCTCCGGCGTACGCGTGCCCGACGGCGAATGGATCCCGGCCGATCGCGAAGGCCTGTCCTTCGCCGATGCCACCTCGGCGGTCTTCGCCTACGACATCCCGTGGGACAAGATCGACGTTGCCACCTTCTCCTGGCAGAAGGTGCTGGGCGGCGAAGGCGGCCACGGCGTGCTGATCCTTGGTCCCCGCGCGGTCGAACGGCTCGAAACCTATACCCCCGCCTGGCCGCTGCCCAAGGTGTTCCGCCTGGTTTCCAAGGGCAAGCTGGCCGAAGGCGTGTTCAAGGGCGAGACCATCAATACCCCGTCGATGCTGGCGGTCGAAGATGCGATCTTCGCGCTCGAATGGGCCAAGTCGCTCGGCGGTCTCGAAGGGCTGCAGGCGCGTTCCAATGCCAATGCCGCCGCGCTCGACAAGATCGTCGCCGAGCGTGACTGGCTGAGCCACCTCGCCGTGGACAAGGGCATCCGCTCCAAGACCTCGGTCTGCCTCTCGGTAGAGGGCGCCGACGCCGATTTCATCAAGGCCTTTGCCGGCCTGCTGGAAAAGGAAGGCGCGGCCTATGACATCGCCGGTTATCGCGATGCCCCTGCCGGCCTGCGCATCTGGTGCGGTGCCACGGTCGATACCGCCGATATCGAGGCGCTCGGCCCCTGGCTCGACTGGGCTTACGCGACCGTCAAGGCTGCGGCCTGA
- a CDS encoding ATP phosphoribosyltransferase regulatory subunit encodes MDTDRDLLPEGLEDRLPASAAAAARVTRSVLDVLDSHGYDRVQPPSIEFEKSMASRMAGVQPRRMFRFVDPSSLRTLALRSDITVQVGRIAATSLAGAQRPLRLCYAGQVVTIKGDGLDPTRERLQLGAELIGSDSVAAAGEIVAVAIEALQAAGATGISVDFTLPDLVDTLAAKALPLAADKVEAVRRELDAKDAGALVAAGGEAYLPLLTAIGPFDTAIERLAAIDAGGALAGRIAALREIAARVGGMARLTLDPSERHGFEYQSWFGFTLYAEGLSGALGRGGTYTILGAGDGESEPAIGFSLYPDDLIDTLASAEAPREVLFLPMGHVAAVADRLRKIGWRTVAALCGDCDPVRLGCTHRLEDGEAIRL; translated from the coding sequence ATGGATACCGATCGCGATCTCCTGCCCGAAGGCCTCGAAGACCGGCTGCCCGCCAGTGCGGCAGCTGCGGCCCGCGTCACGCGCTCCGTGCTCGATGTGCTGGATTCGCACGGGTATGACCGTGTCCAGCCGCCGAGCATCGAGTTCGAAAAGTCGATGGCCAGCCGCATGGCCGGCGTGCAGCCGCGGCGGATGTTCCGCTTTGTCGATCCCTCCTCGCTGCGTACCCTGGCGCTGCGCAGCGATATTACCGTGCAGGTCGGCCGCATTGCCGCCACCAGCCTTGCCGGAGCCCAGCGCCCGCTGCGCCTGTGCTATGCCGGGCAGGTCGTCACCATCAAGGGCGACGGGCTGGACCCCACGCGCGAACGGCTGCAACTGGGCGCCGAACTGATCGGCAGCGACAGCGTTGCCGCTGCCGGCGAGATCGTCGCCGTCGCCATCGAGGCACTGCAGGCGGCGGGCGCGACCGGGATTTCGGTCGATTTCACCCTGCCTGACCTTGTCGATACCCTTGCCGCCAAGGCCCTGCCGCTTGCCGCGGACAAGGTCGAGGCGGTGCGCCGCGAGCTGGATGCCAAGGATGCCGGTGCGCTGGTCGCAGCCGGGGGCGAGGCTTACCTGCCGCTGCTGACCGCCATCGGGCCGTTCGACACCGCGATCGAGCGCCTTGCGGCAATCGACGCCGGCGGGGCACTGGCCGGCCGCATCGCGGCGCTGCGCGAAATTGCCGCGCGCGTCGGCGGCATGGCGCGCCTGACGCTCGATCCCAGCGAGCGCCACGGCTTTGAATACCAGTCATGGTTCGGCTTCACGCTCTATGCCGAAGGGCTCTCGGGCGCGCTCGGGCGGGGCGGCACTTACACGATCCTCGGCGCCGGCGACGGCGAGAGCGAGCCTGCCATCGGCTTCTCGCTCTATCCCGACGACCTCATCGACACTCTGGCAAGCGCCGAAGCCCCGCGCGAAGTGCTGTTCCTGCCGATGGGCCACGTTGCCGCCGTTGCAGATCGCCTGCGCAAGATTGGCTGGCGCACGGTCGCTGCGCTCTGCGGCGATTGCGATCCGGTCAGGCTTGGCTGCACCCACCGCCTTGAGGACGGCGAAGCGATCCGGCTCTAG